The Bacteroidales bacterium sequence GCCGGCCGTTGTGCCGAAATTTTTGCCGTTAATAGCCTGGAAGGTATATACTCACATGGGGTTTATCGTTTTCCGAGATTCATCAGGCATCTCCTAAAAGGATATATAGACGTTCATGCAAAGCCTGAACTTATAAATTCTTTAGGATCGCTGGAGCAATGGGAGGGGAATCTTGCGCCTGGTCCATTAAATGCTGAGTTTAGCACCAATCGTGCTATGGATATTGCCGAACAATATGGATTGGGAGGGATTGCCCTGGCCAATACCAACCACTGGATGCGGGGTGGAACTTACGGATGGCAAGCTGCCAGGAAAGGTTTTGCTTTTATTGGCTGGACCAATACAGAAGCCAATATGCCCGCCTGGGGTGCCAAAGGTTCCCGGCTGGGAAATAATCCACTCGTTATTGCCGTACCTTTTGAAAACGAAGCCATTGTTCTTGACTTTGCCATGTCGCAGTATTCATACGGAAAGATGGAAAACAAAAAACTGGAGGGGGAACAATTGCCATATCCGGGTGGATTCAA is a genomic window containing:
- the yiaK gene encoding 3-dehydro-L-gulonate 2-dehydrogenase gives rise to the protein MDTERVFFEQMRSEFKRILLNHSLTEDQAGRCAEIFAVNSLEGIYSHGVYRFPRFIRHLLKGYIDVHAKPELINSLGSLEQWEGNLAPGPLNAEFSTNRAMDIAEQYGLGGIALANTNHWMRGGTYGWQAARKGFAFIGWTNTEANMPAWGAKGSRLGNNPLVIAVPFENEAIVLDFAMSQYSYGKMENKKLEGEQLPYPGGFNRKGELSTDPSEILESGRALPIGYWKGSGLSLLLDILATLLSGGLSTHQLSKREAEYGVSQVFIAMDLKKLSNYPSIESTISDIIDDLKKSATDKPEAKVLYPGENVVATRNENLKNGIPVNKQVWEEIKKL